The following coding sequences are from one Triticum aestivum cultivar Chinese Spring chromosome 5A, IWGSC CS RefSeq v2.1, whole genome shotgun sequence window:
- the LOC123106584 gene encoding WAT1-related protein At1g43650-like — protein sequence MAGHDGDVAVMAVAEDEARRRRRRQAERVALPAGMVLVQVLTVVTMLLSKVALNSGMHPLVLLVYRNLFPAAFVAPLAVVFEREMWKKVNLRVLGWISLNATLGVLLAMGLYYCGLRATSAAYAVNFLNLIPIATFIIAVALRAERLSLVAWASRMKLLGAVMGVAGTMVVTLCKGTHLLLPHLRQSSHANPDVASPHGGRDMAVGTLFLCGSCVSYALWFVVQAKVAKVFPSRYWATALTCAAGSLQSAVAAAMAVVLAPAGDGHGWARTWTLRWDLQLATVVYSGVFNTGVTFVLVSWAVERRGPVYPPMFNSLSLVATTAVDAVVLGTDVYLGGVMGAALVVVGLYAFLWGKSKELAAAKAVNAEQELRCAGDTDDGIA from the exons ATGGCGGGGCACGACGGCGACGTGGCCGTGATGGCGGTGGCGGAGGAtgaggcaaggaggaggaggaggaggcaggcggaGCGGGTGGCGCTGCCGGCCGGCATGGTGCTGGTGCAGGTGCTCACGGTGGTGACCATGCTGCTCTCCAAGGTGGCTCTCAACAGCGGCATGCACCCGCTCGTCCTGCTCGTCTACCGGAACCTCTTCCCCGCCGCCTTTGTCGCCCCCCTCGCCGTCGTCTTCGAGAG GGAGATGTGGAAGAAGGTGAACCTGCGAGTGCTGGGCTGGATTTCCCTCAACGCAACGCTCGG AGTGCTGCTGGCGATGGGGCTGTACTACTGCGGCCTGCGGGCCACCAGCGCCGCCTACGCCGTCAACTTCCTCAACCTCATCCCCATCGCTACCTTCATCATCGCCGTTGCGCTCCGAGCCGAGCGCCTCTCCCTCGTCGCTTGGGCCAGTAGGATGAAGCTCCTCGGAGCTGTCATGGGCGTGGCCGGCACCATGGTCGTCACCCTCTGCAAGGGCACCCATCTCCTGCTGCCGCACCTCCGGCAGTCCTCCCACGCCAACCCCGACGTCGCCTCGCCCCACGGCGGCCGCGACATGGCCGTCGGCACGCTGTTCCTATGCGGGAGCTGCGTCAGCTACGCGCTCTGGTTCGTCGTGCAGGCCAAGGTCGCCAAGGTGTTCCCGTCCCGGTACTGGGCCACGGCGCTCACGTGCGCCGCGGGCAGCCTGCAGTCTGCCGTGGCCGCGGCCATGGCGGTCGTCCTCGCCCCCGCCGGCGACGGACATGGATGGGCGCGCACGTGGACGCTGCGCTGGGACCTGCAGCTGGCCACGGTGGTCTACTCCGGGGTGTTCAACACGGGCGTCACGTTCGTGCTCGTGTCGTGGGCGGTGGAGCGCCGCGGCCCGGTGTACCCTCCCATGTTCAACTCCCTGTCGCTCGTCGCCACCACCGCCGTCGACGCCGTCGTGCTCGGAACCGACGTCTACCTCGGCGGCGTGATGGGAGCGGCGCTCGTCGTCGTCGGCCTCTATGCGTTTCTGTGGGGCAAAAGCAAGGAGCTCGCGGCCGCCAAAGCGGTCAACGCCGAGCAGGAGCTGCGGTGTGCAGGAGACACCGACGATGGCATTGCCTAG